Part of the Paenibacillus kyungheensis genome, CGCTTTGATGGAGTCATCCCGATGGAGAATACGATTATTGTGACTCATCGTTCTCAAGCTGTTTTACTGGAAAGTATTATGCATACCAGTGTGCAAGCTTCTAATATTCTTGTCGAACCTGTATCCAAAAATACAGCCGCCAGTATTTTGCTAGCGGCTCTCTATATCGAAAAAAATCATGGGGATTCGTTAATGATTGTTTTTCCTTCCGATCATCATATTACTCAGGAAGAAAAATTTCGTGCTAAATTAGAAGAAGCATGCCAAATTGCTATGGAAACTGATAAAATTGTGACTATAGGAATTAAGCCTACTTTTGCAGCAACAGGCTATGGTTATATTTCATGTAAAAGTGAACCTATGATGAGTGTACCTTGTCCTGTATATGAAGTGGCTGAATTTGTAGAAAAGCCTACGTTTGTCAAAGCGAAGTCTTATCTGGAAACGGGTCATTATCTATGGAATAGTGGTATGTTTATCTGGAAAACGTCTACGATTATTGATAATTTTAAGCGTTTTCTGCCGAGATTGTACAAAACGATGGTTCCTTTGATTGCTTATCTAGGAACGGATCAAGAAGAAGAAATGATCAATCAGATTTATCCGCTATTGCAAAACATTTCGATCGATTACGGTATTCTAGAACGTTGTGATGAAGTGGTTGTGCTTGAAGGCGATTTTGGTTGGAATGATATCGGAAGCTGGGATGCGTTGGGAGCTATTTTCCCACCGGATGAAGAAGGCAATATTGTCAAAGCCAATTATGTAGGTATTGATACGCGTAATTCGATTATTTATGGAGAAAAGCGATTGATTACTACGATAGGAATTGACCATTTAATTATTGCTGATACGGAAGATGCGTTGTTGATCTGTGCCAAAGATCGTGCGCAAGATATCAAAGATATGGTAATCATGCTAAAAGAAAAAGGACTTCAGGAATATACCTGAGAAAGGTTGCCTCTTACCTCATGATGAAATTAGAATGGGATATCAAAACGTGCCGGGAACTACTGCTAGAATATACACCTGCTAAGGAAAAAGGAACCAAGATTCACTTTACAGGAGTAGATAATCTGGATGTGTATAATATTACAGCTCCGTTTTGGAATGAAGGCGAATTGTATATTGCTGGACGTGTCGAAGCAAGAAATTCCGAAGATTCTGAAGTAATCTTTTTTACTCGTAATGGAGATGTCTGGGAACCGAAAGAAGATTTAACCCCGTTTCAATTACAAGATCCATTTATTACAAGGCTGGATAATGAATTGATTTTTGGTGGTGTTGAAATTTATCGTAATCAAGAACCAGATCACAAAATCATCGGCTGGCGTACTTTATTGTATCGTGGCAAAACGATTCGTGATTTTGAATATGCAGTCAGTGGACCCTGGAGTATGAAAGATCTTCGTCTCAATGAAATG contains:
- a CDS encoding mannose-1-phosphate guanylyltransferase — protein: MNRFATILAGGGGTRFWPLSRQDLPKQLLNISGNDIMLNDTIQRFDGVIPMENTIIVTHRSQAVLLESIMHTSVQASNILVEPVSKNTAASILLAALYIEKNHGDSLMIVFPSDHHITQEEKFRAKLEEACQIAMETDKIVTIGIKPTFAATGYGYISCKSEPMMSVPCPVYEVAEFVEKPTFVKAKSYLETGHYLWNSGMFIWKTSTIIDNFKRFLPRLYKTMVPLIAYLGTDQEEEMINQIYPLLQNISIDYGILERCDEVVVLEGDFGWNDIGSWDALGAIFPPDEEGNIVKANYVGIDTRNSIIYGEKRLITTIGIDHLIIADTEDALLICAKDRAQDIKDMVIMLKEKGLQEYT